Proteins encoded within one genomic window of Polaribacter sp. NJDZ03:
- a CDS encoding iron-containing alcohol dehydrogenase — MNNFELKNPTKIIFGKDTIKQLESEIPKDAKVLLLYGGGSIKKNGIYEQVKKALTKVDVVEFGGIPANPEYATLMEALQVIKEENITYLLAVGGGSVIDGTKFLSAAALFEGDTPWDILTNNIRTEIGMPFATVLTLPATGSEMNSGAVITRAETKEKLAMGGPGLFPVFSILDPQVISSIPQRQLANGLMDSFTHVLEQYMTYPVGALLQDRFAESILQTIIEIAPKVLKDPTDYEAAANFMWSCTMALNGLIQKGVPGDWAVHAMGHELTALFGIDHARTLAIITPSHYKFNFETKKEKLAQFGERVWKIKEGNKEERAHAAIDKTEAFFHKLGIQTKLSDYTDDYKGTAEEIAKRFTDRGWLGLGEHQNLTPEKVEKIVKMAY; from the coding sequence ATGAACAATTTTGAATTAAAAAACCCAACCAAAATTATTTTTGGAAAGGACACAATTAAACAATTAGAAAGTGAAATTCCTAAAGACGCTAAAGTATTATTACTATATGGTGGAGGAAGTATCAAAAAAAATGGAATTTACGAACAAGTAAAAAAAGCGTTAACAAAAGTTGATGTTGTAGAGTTTGGAGGAATCCCTGCAAACCCAGAATACGCAACTTTAATGGAAGCTTTACAAGTAATTAAAGAAGAAAACATTACCTATTTATTAGCTGTTGGTGGTGGTTCTGTAATAGATGGAACTAAGTTCTTATCTGCTGCAGCATTATTTGAAGGAGATACCCCTTGGGATATTTTAACCAATAATATTAGAACAGAAATAGGAATGCCTTTTGCAACTGTTTTAACATTACCAGCTACAGGTTCTGAAATGAATTCTGGAGCCGTAATTACCAGAGCAGAAACTAAAGAAAAATTAGCAATGGGTGGTCCTGGTTTATTCCCTGTGTTTTCTATATTAGACCCTCAAGTAATTAGCTCTATTCCACAACGCCAATTGGCAAACGGATTAATGGATTCTTTTACACACGTTTTAGAGCAATATATGACCTACCCAGTTGGAGCATTATTGCAAGATCGTTTTGCAGAAAGTATTTTACAAACCATTATAGAGATTGCGCCAAAAGTATTAAAAGACCCTACGGATTATGAAGCCGCTGCTAATTTTATGTGGAGCTGTACAATGGCTTTAAACGGATTAATTCAAAAAGGAGTTCCTGGAGATTGGGCTGTTCATGCAATGGGACATGAGTTAACTGCTTTGTTTGGTATAGACCATGCACGTACTTTAGCAATTATTACTCCAAGTCATTACAAGTTTAATTTTGAAACTAAAAAAGAAAAATTAGCACAATTTGGAGAACGTGTTTGGAAAATAAAAGAAGGTAATAAAGAAGAGAGAGCGCATGCTGCAATTGATAAAACAGAAGCCTTTTTTCATAAATTAGGAATACAAACAAAATTATCTGATTATACAGATGATTATAAAGGTACTGCAGAGGAAATAGCAAAACGTTTTACAGATCGTGGTTGGTTAGGTTTAGGAGAACACCAAAACTTAACACCAGAAAAAGTAGAGAAAATAGTAAAAATGGCTTACTAA